In a single window of the Pseudomonas sp. B21-015 genome:
- the plsX gene encoding phosphate acyltransferase PlsX, protein MSAQVIAIDAMGGDFGPRSIVQASLACLSATPSLHLTLVGQPSLLEELIASHSAVDRARLSIAPASEVITMDEKPAQALRGKPDSSMRVALELLRDGKVQACVSAGNTGALMALSRFVLKTLPGIDRPAMIAAIPTQKGYCQLLDLGANVDCSAEHLLQFAVMGSVAAETLGVVRPRVALLNIGTEDIKGNQQVKLAATLLQGARGLNYIGFVEGDGLYRGEADVVVCDGFVGNILLKSSEGLATMIAGRIEALFKKNFASKVVGALALPLMKRLQAELAPARHNGASFLGLQGIVVKSHGSAGVQGFQSAIQRALIEIQENLPERLHGRLGDLLP, encoded by the coding sequence TTGTCCGCTCAAGTCATCGCGATTGACGCAATGGGCGGGGACTTCGGTCCCCGCAGCATTGTTCAGGCCAGCCTTGCTTGTCTGTCTGCTACGCCCTCGCTGCACCTGACCCTTGTCGGTCAACCCTCCCTTCTTGAAGAATTGATTGCCAGCCATTCGGCGGTGGATCGCGCGCGCCTGTCGATAGCGCCGGCGTCCGAAGTCATCACCATGGACGAAAAGCCAGCCCAGGCCTTGCGTGGCAAGCCCGACTCGTCAATGCGCGTGGCGCTGGAGTTGCTGCGCGATGGCAAGGTCCAGGCCTGCGTCAGTGCCGGCAATACAGGTGCGCTGATGGCGTTGTCACGGTTCGTGCTCAAGACCTTGCCGGGCATCGATAGGCCGGCGATGATCGCGGCCATACCGACGCAGAAAGGTTACTGCCAATTGCTCGATCTGGGTGCCAACGTTGATTGCAGTGCCGAGCATCTGTTGCAGTTTGCGGTGATGGGGTCGGTCGCGGCAGAAACCCTGGGCGTCGTTCGCCCGCGGGTCGCGCTGCTGAATATCGGCACCGAAGACATCAAAGGCAATCAACAGGTCAAGTTGGCGGCAACCTTGCTGCAGGGCGCACGCGGGCTCAACTACATCGGTTTTGTCGAAGGCGACGGTTTGTACCGTGGCGAGGCGGATGTGGTGGTGTGTGATGGCTTTGTCGGCAATATACTGCTCAAGTCCAGCGAAGGTCTGGCGACCATGATTGCCGGGCGCATCGAGGCCTTGTTCAAGAAAAATTTCGCCTCGAAAGTGGTTGGTGCTTTGGCGTTGCCGTTGATGAAGCGCTTGCAGGCCGAGCTGGCACCGGCGCGGCACAATGGTGCAAGTTTCCTCGGTTTGCAGGGAATTGTCGTGAAAAGTCACGGTTCGGCGGGGGTTCAAGGCTTCCAGAGTGCAATTCAGCGCGCCTTGATCGAGATCCAGGAAAACTTGCCGGAACGGCTTCATGGGCGCCTGGGGGATTTGTTGCCTTAG
- the rne gene encoding ribonuclease E: protein MKRMLINATQPEELRVALVDGQRLYDLDIESGAREQKKANIYKGRITRIEPSLEAAFVDFGSERHGFLPLKEISREYFKKAPEGRVNIKDVLSEGQEVIVQVEKEERGNKGAALTTFISLAGRYLVLMPNNPRAGGISRRIEGEERNELREALNGLVAPADMGLIVRTAGLGRSSEEMQWDLDYLLQLWTAIKEASLDRSAPFLIYQESNVIIRAIRDYLRQDIGEVLIDSVEAQDEALTFIRQVMPQYASKIKLYEDSVPLFNRFQIESQIETAFQRVVELPSGGSIVIDPTEALVSIDINSARATKGSDIEETALQTNLEAAEEIARQLRLRDIGGLIVIDFIDMTPAKNQRAVEEKVRECLEADRARVQVGRISRFGLLEMSRQRLRPSLGESSGIVCPRCNGTGIIRDVESLSLAILRLIEEEALKDRTAEVRAQVPIPVAAFLLNEKRNSITKIELRTRARIVILPNDHLETPHFEVQRLRDDSPEASINQSSYEIAAAAAEVEEVQPAAATRTLVRQEAAVKTAPARANAPVPTEVVAAPVAAPAAAPEPSLFKGLVKSLVSLFATKEEPAAPVVVEKPVTERPARNEERRNGRQQSRNRNGRRDDERKPREERAPREERAPREPREAREEAPAVAREERAPREERAPRAPREERAPRAPREDRKPRGEREERPVRELREPLDAAPAAAANAEERPARQPREERAPRPPREERQPRTEQAAAAVAEEELPANEEQLQEDGQEGAEGDRPRRRSRGQRRRSNRRERQRDANGNVIEGSEESESAENAEAPSAADLAAGLAVTAAVASSVISAPAEAQANEQAERATAATLETAPVEAPVVEATTPVAVTAAPEIEVAPVREAQPEVEVEAAAAPAVVAEPVAATEPVVEAPAEPVREAREEQTTFNWVAEPPVAVEAPAPVAEAPAAEAMVSEPVAAAAEPAPAVVEAPIVAEEAAPVAEAAPVSALTPSGRAPNDPREVRRRKREAERLQKEAELAAAAAPAAAEPAPVVAEVVEAVPAPAAEVAAEPAESVIDEAPRSVQEAVEQHEQAQEKEHEPKPLV from the coding sequence ATGAAAAGAATGCTGATTAACGCAACTCAACCCGAAGAGTTGCGTGTTGCACTGGTAGATGGCCAGCGCCTCTACGACCTGGACATCGAATCCGGTGCACGCGAGCAGAAGAAGGCCAACATCTATAAAGGCCGGATTACTCGCATCGAACCAAGCCTCGAGGCTGCCTTTGTCGATTTCGGCTCTGAGCGCCACGGCTTCCTGCCCCTCAAAGAAATCTCCCGCGAATACTTCAAGAAAGCCCCCGAAGGCCGCGTCAACATCAAGGACGTCCTGAGCGAAGGCCAGGAAGTCATCGTTCAGGTCGAAAAAGAAGAACGTGGCAACAAGGGCGCCGCCCTGACCACCTTCATCAGCCTGGCCGGTCGTTACCTGGTGCTGATGCCGAACAACCCGCGTGCCGGCGGTATCTCCCGTCGCATCGAAGGTGAAGAGCGCAACGAACTGCGTGAAGCCCTGAACGGCCTGGTTGCCCCGGCCGACATGGGTCTGATCGTTCGCACTGCCGGCCTTGGCCGCAGCAGCGAAGAAATGCAGTGGGACCTCGACTACCTGCTGCAACTGTGGACCGCCATCAAAGAAGCTTCGCTGGATCGTTCCGCGCCATTCCTGATCTACCAGGAAAGCAACGTGATCATCCGCGCCATCCGCGATTACCTGCGCCAGGACATCGGCGAAGTGCTGATCGACAGCGTTGAAGCCCAGGACGAAGCCCTGACCTTCATTCGCCAGGTGATGCCGCAGTACGCCAGCAAGATCAAGCTGTACGAAGACAGCGTTCCGCTGTTCAACCGTTTCCAGATCGAAAGCCAGATCGAAACCGCCTTCCAGCGTGTCGTCGAACTGCCTTCCGGCGGCTCCATCGTCATCGATCCGACTGAAGCCCTGGTGTCCATCGACATCAACTCGGCGCGCGCCACCAAAGGCAGCGACATCGAAGAAACCGCCCTGCAGACCAACCTTGAAGCCGCCGAAGAAATCGCCCGTCAGTTGCGCCTGCGCGACATCGGCGGCCTGATCGTCATCGACTTCATCGACATGACCCCTGCCAAGAACCAGCGCGCCGTGGAAGAGAAAGTCCGCGAATGCCTGGAAGCCGACCGCGCTCGCGTGCAAGTCGGTCGCATCTCGCGCTTCGGCCTGCTGGAAATGTCCCGTCAGCGCCTGCGTCCATCGCTGGGCGAAAGCAGTGGCATCGTCTGCCCGCGTTGCAACGGCACCGGCATCATCCGCGACGTTGAATCGCTGTCGCTGGCGATTCTGCGCCTGATCGAAGAAGAAGCCCTGAAAGACCGTACCGCCGAAGTTCGCGCACAAGTGCCAATCCCGGTGGCTGCGTTCCTGCTCAACGAAAAACGCAACTCGATCACCAAGATCGAACTGCGCACCCGTGCCCGCATCGTCATTCTGCCGAACGATCACCTCGAAACGCCGCACTTCGAAGTTCAGCGTCTGCGCGATGACAGCCCGGAAGCCAGCATCAACCAGTCCAGCTACGAAATCGCTGCCGCCGCTGCCGAAGTCGAAGAAGTCCAGCCAGCCGCCGCGACCCGCACCCTGGTTCGCCAGGAAGCCGCGGTCAAGACCGCTCCGGCCCGCGCCAACGCTCCGGTTCCAACCGAAGTCGTCGCCGCTCCGGTGGCTGCACCGGCCGCCGCGCCTGAGCCAAGCCTGTTCAAAGGCCTGGTGAAGTCGCTGGTCAGCCTGTTCGCGACCAAGGAAGAGCCTGCCGCGCCGGTTGTGGTTGAAAAGCCAGTCACCGAACGCCCTGCTCGCAACGAAGAGCGTCGCAACGGTCGTCAGCAGAGCCGCAACCGTAACGGTCGCCGCGATGATGAACGCAAGCCTCGTGAGGAACGTGCACCGCGTGAAGAACGCGCACCACGTGAGCCGCGCGAAGCCCGCGAAGAAGCTCCGGCAGTCGCCCGCGAAGAACGCGCTCCACGTGAAGAGCGTGCACCACGCGCCCCTCGTGAAGAACGTGCACCGCGCGCCCCGCGTGAAGATCGCAAGCCTCGTGGCGAGCGCGAAGAACGCCCGGTTCGTGAACTGCGTGAGCCTCTGGATGCCGCTCCGGCCGCCGCTGCCAACGCTGAAGAGCGTCCGGCCCGTCAGCCACGCGAAGAACGCGCTCCACGCCCACCGCGTGAAGAACGTCAACCACGCACCGAACAAGCCGCTGCCGCCGTTGCCGAAGAAGAGTTGCCAGCCAACGAAGAGCAACTGCAGGAAGACGGTCAGGAAGGCGCCGAAGGCGATCGTCCACGCCGCCGCTCCCGTGGCCAGCGTCGTCGCAGCAACCGTCGTGAACGTCAACGCGATGCCAATGGCAACGTGATCGAAGGTTCGGAAGAGTCCGAATCGGCTGAAAACGCCGAAGCGCCAAGCGCTGCCGATCTGGCCGCCGGCCTGGCTGTTACCGCAGCCGTTGCCAGCTCCGTGATCAGCGCACCTGCTGAAGCACAAGCCAACGAGCAAGCAGAACGCGCCACTGCCGCCACACTGGAAACTGCTCCGGTTGAAGCGCCAGTGGTTGAAGCGACCACGCCAGTAGCCGTCACCGCCGCTCCGGAAATCGAAGTGGCACCGGTTCGTGAAGCACAGCCTGAAGTTGAAGTTGAAGCTGCCGCTGCACCGGCCGTCGTCGCTGAACCAGTGGCTGCTACCGAGCCTGTGGTTGAAGCGCCGGCTGAACCGGTGCGTGAAGCTCGCGAAGAACAAACCACGTTCAACTGGGTTGCCGAGCCACCTGTAGCGGTCGAAGCTCCAGCGCCAGTCGCTGAAGCTCCGGCTGCTGAAGCCATGGTCTCCGAGCCTGTGGCTGCTGCTGCCGAGCCTGCTCCAGCGGTTGTTGAAGCGCCGATTGTTGCCGAAGAGGCTGCACCGGTGGCTGAAGCCGCCCCTGTCAGCGCTCTGACCCCAAGTGGCCGTGCGCCGAACGACCCGCGTGAAGTACGTCGTCGCAAGCGTGAAGCCGAGCGTCTGCAGAAAGAAGCCGAACTGGCTGCCGCTGCTGCTCCGGCCGCTGCCGAGCCAGCACCGGTTGTTGCTGAAGTCGTCGAGGCAGTCCCTGCCCCGGCCGCTGAAGTCGCTGCCGAACCGGCTGAATCCGTGATCGACGAAGCACCGCGCTCCGTTCAAGAAGCGGTAGAGCAACACGAGCAAGCCCAGGAAAAAGAGCACGAGCCTAAACCCCTCGTCTAA
- a CDS encoding LysR family transcriptional regulator, whose protein sequence is MEIAELDAFKAIVDYGSVTQAAIRLNRAQSSISFRIKTLESRLDTKLFERSGRGITMTAPGKELYAYASQILELVARAQASLSQTKTETRVRLGVIENLTITRQSLLQSIVANPDGLAVDVSIGNTQSLLKDLEAGKLDAVIVGAGFAPSHYRRVTLFNDPLALIYSAAHPAIQDLKAFSGQVFLVNSRRSASQRNLDELFMMGNITPEKIIECGSYPLLFSNVINGVGVALVPLSLVDSCCRSDQVQTYFLSGSYASLTTEFVFFDHPGKPAPRALAQWVLDFEKPARLPLTER, encoded by the coding sequence ATGGAAATTGCTGAACTGGACGCTTTCAAAGCGATTGTTGACTACGGCAGCGTCACACAGGCAGCGATCAGGTTAAACCGCGCTCAATCCAGTATTTCCTTCCGCATCAAGACACTCGAATCACGGCTCGATACCAAGCTGTTTGAACGCTCCGGTCGCGGTATCACGATGACGGCGCCAGGCAAGGAGCTCTATGCCTACGCCTCACAAATCCTCGAACTGGTTGCTCGCGCTCAAGCCAGCCTGAGCCAGACAAAAACCGAAACACGGGTGCGTTTGGGGGTCATCGAAAACCTCACTATTACTCGCCAGAGCCTGTTGCAAAGCATCGTTGCCAATCCCGACGGGCTGGCAGTGGATGTCAGCATTGGAAATACACAGTCGCTGCTCAAGGATCTTGAGGCCGGCAAGCTCGACGCAGTGATTGTCGGCGCAGGCTTTGCACCTTCGCATTATCGCCGGGTAACGCTGTTCAACGATCCGCTGGCCTTGATCTACAGCGCAGCACACCCCGCCATCCAGGACCTGAAAGCGTTCAGTGGCCAAGTGTTCCTGGTCAACAGCCGGCGCAGCGCTTCGCAACGTAATCTCGACGAACTATTCATGATGGGCAATATCACCCCGGAAAAAATCATCGAGTGTGGCTCTTATCCGCTGTTGTTTTCTAATGTGATCAACGGCGTGGGCGTTGCCCTGGTGCCGTTGTCACTGGTCGATTCGTGCTGCCGCAGTGACCAGGTGCAAACATATTTCCTGAGTGGTTCATATGCCTCGCTGACCACCGAATTCGTGTTTTTCGATCACCCTGGCAAACCAGCCCCCAGAGCGCTTGCGCAATGGGTGCTGGACTTCGAAAAACCGGCCCGCTTACCGCTGACGGAAAGGTAA
- a CDS encoding DMT family transporter: MPYLLLSLAAVFWGGNYVVGKLMVVDVDPVLLSQLRWLITSALLLLVNYKAVIASLPAARKSWLTLVMLAICGQVIFPLTLYIGLQYTSSLNAAIYLSATPCLVLALNRFVFSDFISRSNMLGVVISTVGVFWLVTMGHLSDLSFLEGFNKGDFWTMASASSWAVYCSFLRTKPKNIAGNAFVTYCAVVGALCLIPFSLGIWVLHPDLTFNLGQGAAPWLGLAYLVIFPSWLSYLFWSKGIGEIGATRGEIFTHLVPLSGGLFSIVFLDVQLHAYHLVSLVLIVFGVILCSIKRRAPVVLRTEAA; the protein is encoded by the coding sequence ATGCCGTACTTATTACTTTCACTCGCTGCCGTGTTCTGGGGCGGTAATTATGTCGTCGGCAAGTTGATGGTGGTGGACGTTGATCCGGTGCTGCTGTCGCAACTTCGATGGCTGATTACCAGCGCTTTACTACTGCTGGTTAACTATAAAGCCGTGATCGCCAGTTTGCCGGCCGCACGTAAGTCATGGTTGACCCTGGTTATGTTGGCGATCTGTGGCCAAGTTATATTTCCGCTGACCTTATATATCGGTTTGCAATACACCAGTTCGTTGAATGCGGCGATTTACCTGTCGGCCACGCCGTGTCTGGTACTGGCCCTCAACCGTTTCGTTTTCAGTGATTTCATCTCCAGGTCGAATATGCTTGGGGTGGTCATCAGTACGGTGGGTGTGTTCTGGCTGGTGACGATGGGGCATCTGTCCGATTTGAGCTTCCTGGAAGGCTTCAACAAAGGCGATTTCTGGACCATGGCCTCGGCTTCCAGTTGGGCTGTCTATTGCTCCTTTTTGCGGACGAAGCCAAAAAACATCGCCGGCAATGCGTTCGTGACGTATTGCGCGGTGGTGGGGGCGCTGTGCCTGATTCCGTTCAGCCTGGGTATTTGGGTGTTGCACCCTGATCTGACGTTCAACCTGGGGCAGGGCGCTGCACCGTGGCTGGGCCTGGCGTATCTGGTGATCTTCCCGTCCTGGCTGTCGTACTTGTTCTGGAGCAAAGGTATCGGTGAAATCGGTGCCACCCGTGGTGAGATCTTCACTCACTTGGTGCCACTGTCCGGTGGGCTGTTCAGTATCGTGTTCCTCGACGTGCAACTGCACGCCTATCACCTGGTCAGTCTGGTGCTGATTGTATTTGGGGTGATCCTCTGTTCCATTAAAAGGCGGGCACCGGTGGTACTGCGCACGGAGGCGGCTTGA
- a CDS encoding nucleoside triphosphate pyrophosphatase: MLPLLLASSSVYRRELLARLQLPFTCSSPDIDESHRPDESAIELVKRLAEEKARALAASHPAHLIIGSDQVAVLGERIIGKPHTFEKAREQLLASSGASVTFLTGLALLNSQTGDCQVDCVPFTVHMRALDPARIERYLRAEQPYDCAGSFKAEGLGVSLFQNTEGPDATSLIGLPLIRLVDMLLAEGVQIP; this comes from the coding sequence ATGCTGCCTTTATTACTCGCTTCAAGCTCGGTTTATCGCCGGGAATTGCTGGCCCGCTTGCAGCTGCCGTTTACTTGCAGCTCGCCGGATATCGACGAAAGCCATCGCCCCGACGAGTCAGCCATCGAACTGGTAAAACGCCTCGCCGAAGAAAAAGCCCGCGCACTGGCAGCCAGCCATCCCGCCCATCTGATCATCGGCTCGGACCAGGTCGCAGTACTTGGCGAGCGGATCATCGGCAAACCTCACACCTTCGAAAAGGCCCGCGAACAACTGCTGGCATCCAGCGGCGCCAGCGTGACCTTCCTGACCGGCCTGGCACTGCTCAACAGCCAGACAGGCGACTGCCAGGTCGATTGCGTACCCTTTACCGTGCACATGCGCGCGCTCGACCCGGCACGCATCGAACGCTACCTGCGCGCCGAACAGCCCTACGACTGCGCTGGCAGCTTCAAGGCCGAAGGTTTGGGGGTGAGCCTGTTTCAAAACACCGAAGGCCCTGACGCCACGAGCCTGATCGGCCTGCCGCTGATTCGCCTGGTCGACATGTTGTTGGCCGAAGGCGTGCAGATTCCCTGA
- the rpmF gene encoding 50S ribosomal protein L32 — translation MAVQQNKKSRSARDMRRSHDALEASTLSVEKTTGEVHLRHHVSPEGVYRGRKVIDKGADE, via the coding sequence ATGGCTGTTCAGCAGAACAAAAAATCCCGCTCTGCCCGTGACATGCGTCGTTCGCACGACGCTCTCGAGGCTAGCACCCTGTCTGTAGAAAAAACCACCGGTGAAGTTCACCTGCGTCACCACGTATCGCCAGAAGGCGTATACCGTGGCCGTAAAGTGATCGACAAGGGCGCTGACGAGTAA
- a CDS encoding HAD-IA family hydrolase: MHPSDYKLLIFDWDGTLADSIGRIVEAMHVASERSGFPLRDDFAVKGIIGLGLPEAIRTLYPEIGDGELMAFRDYYAEHYIAAEAVPSPLFEGVLESMEAFRADGYHLAVATGKARRGLDRVLKAHGWEDYFDVTRAADETASKPHPLMLEQILAHCEVRPEQALMVGDSSFDLQMARNAGMDSVAVSYGAQSIDALKLFEPRLTIDRFSELHAWLSQRA, from the coding sequence GTGCACCCATCTGATTACAAACTGCTGATTTTCGATTGGGACGGTACGCTCGCAGACTCCATTGGTCGGATTGTCGAGGCAATGCACGTGGCGTCCGAGCGCTCCGGCTTCCCGTTACGCGATGATTTTGCCGTCAAAGGCATTATCGGACTCGGATTGCCGGAAGCGATTCGCACCTTGTATCCCGAGATCGGCGATGGCGAGCTGATGGCGTTCCGTGATTATTATGCGGAACACTACATTGCGGCGGAGGCTGTTCCTTCGCCGTTGTTCGAGGGCGTGCTCGAGTCGATGGAAGCGTTTCGTGCTGACGGCTATCACCTGGCGGTTGCCACCGGCAAGGCACGGCGTGGGCTGGACCGGGTGCTGAAAGCCCATGGCTGGGAAGATTATTTTGATGTCACCCGTGCGGCCGATGAAACGGCCAGCAAGCCCCATCCGTTGATGCTTGAGCAAATCCTCGCCCATTGCGAGGTTCGCCCGGAGCAGGCGCTGATGGTCGGGGATTCGTCCTTCGATCTGCAGATGGCGCGCAATGCCGGCATGGATTCGGTGGCGGTCAGCTATGGCGCGCAATCGATTGACGCGTTGAAACTGTTCGAGCCGCGACTGACCATTGATCGTTTTTCAGAATTGCATGCCTGGCTGAGTCAGCGGGCTTAA
- a CDS encoding S49 family peptidase — protein MTDEWKAPAKASAESGEEKSWKLLEKALLASVQEHRRSRRWGIFFKLLTFAYVLVALFLFTPLMDVEKSATRGSGYTALIDITGMIAEKEPASADNIVGSLRAAFEDKKVKGVILRINSPGGSPVQSGYVYDEIRRLRGLHPDTKVYAVISDLGASGAYYIASAADQIYADKASLVGSIGVTAAGYGFVGTMEKLGVERRTYTSGEHKSFLDPFQPQKPAETEFWQGVLDTTHQQFISSVKKGRGDRLKDKEHPELFSGLVWSGEQALPLGLIDGLGNASSVARDVIGEKEMVDFTIEESPFDRFSKKLGASVAEHLAMWMGFQGPSLR, from the coding sequence ATGACCGACGAATGGAAAGCGCCCGCCAAAGCGAGCGCAGAGAGCGGTGAAGAGAAAAGCTGGAAGCTGCTGGAAAAGGCTCTGCTGGCCAGTGTGCAGGAGCATCGCCGGTCCCGTCGCTGGGGGATTTTCTTCAAGCTGCTGACCTTTGCATATGTGTTGGTTGCGTTGTTCTTGTTCACGCCGCTGATGGATGTGGAAAAAAGCGCTACTCGCGGTTCTGGTTACACGGCGCTGATCGATATAACCGGCATGATTGCCGAGAAAGAGCCGGCCAGTGCTGACAATATCGTCGGCAGTCTGCGTGCGGCCTTCGAGGACAAGAAGGTCAAGGGTGTGATCCTGCGGATCAACAGCCCGGGCGGCAGTCCGGTGCAGTCGGGTTATGTCTACGACGAGATCCGTCGTTTGCGCGGCCTGCATCCGGATACCAAGGTTTACGCGGTGATCTCGGATCTGGGGGCTTCCGGTGCCTATTACATCGCCAGCGCGGCGGATCAGATCTACGCCGACAAGGCGAGTCTGGTGGGTTCCATTGGTGTGACGGCGGCGGGTTACGGTTTTGTCGGCACCATGGAGAAGTTGGGTGTCGAGCGTCGTACCTACACCTCCGGTGAGCACAAATCGTTCCTCGATCCGTTCCAGCCTCAGAAACCTGCGGAAACCGAATTCTGGCAGGGCGTGCTCGATACCACTCATCAGCAGTTCATCAGTAGCGTCAAGAAGGGGCGTGGCGATCGTCTCAAGGACAAAGAGCATCCGGAGTTGTTCTCCGGGCTGGTCTGGTCGGGTGAGCAGGCATTGCCGCTTGGCTTGATCGATGGTCTGGGGAATGCCAGTTCGGTGGCGCGTGACGTGATTGGTGAGAAAGAGATGGTGGACTTTACTATCGAGGAGTCGCCGTTTGATCGCTTCTCGAAAAAGCTCGGTGCCAGCGTGGCTGAGCATTTGGCGATGTGGATGGGCTTCCAGGGGCCGTCGTTGCGTTGA
- the rluC gene encoding 23S rRNA pseudouridine(955/2504/2580) synthase RluC, which produces MTTTAPSTPGVQLLEVSPEYAGQRIDNFLLARLKGVPKTLIYRILRKGEVRVNKGRIKPEYKLQAGDIVRVPPVRVPERDEPVPLAQGLLQRLEASIVYEDKALIVINKPCGIAVHGGSGLTYGVIEAFRQLRPDCKELELVHRLDRDTSGLLMIAKKRSMLRHLHTALRGDGVDKRYMALVRGNWAASIKQVRASLGKSNLRSGERMVEVDEEEGKESVTVFKVLRRFGDFATMVEAKPITGRTHQIRVHTLHAGHCIAGDTKYGDEGFSKEIRDLGGKRLFLHAYMLTVPLPDGGELKLQAPVDEMWARTVERLSAPI; this is translated from the coding sequence ATGACGACTACTGCCCCTTCGACTCCAGGCGTACAACTGCTTGAGGTCTCGCCGGAATATGCCGGCCAACGTATTGATAATTTCCTTCTCGCTCGGCTCAAAGGCGTGCCCAAGACCTTGATTTACCGCATTTTGCGCAAAGGCGAAGTGCGGGTGAACAAAGGTCGGATCAAGCCCGAATACAAGCTGCAGGCGGGCGATATCGTGCGCGTGCCGCCGGTTCGCGTGCCTGAGCGCGACGAGCCTGTGCCGCTGGCCCAGGGGTTGCTGCAGCGGCTCGAGGCTTCGATTGTGTACGAAGACAAGGCGCTGATCGTGATCAACAAGCCTTGCGGCATCGCGGTTCATGGTGGTAGCGGCCTGACTTACGGGGTGATCGAAGCCTTTCGTCAGCTGCGTCCCGATTGCAAGGAGCTCGAACTGGTTCACCGTCTCGACCGTGATACGTCCGGCCTGTTGATGATCGCCAAGAAGCGCAGCATGTTGCGCCACTTGCACACGGCATTGCGCGGCGATGGCGTCGATAAGCGATATATGGCGCTAGTCCGTGGTAACTGGGCGGCCTCGATCAAGCAGGTCCGTGCGTCGCTGGGCAAGAGTAATCTGCGCTCCGGCGAGCGCATGGTCGAGGTCGACGAGGAGGAGGGGAAGGAGTCCGTGACCGTGTTCAAGGTCCTGCGCCGCTTCGGCGACTTTGCCACCATGGTCGAGGCCAAGCCGATTACCGGCCGGACTCACCAGATCCGCGTCCATACTCTACATGCCGGGCATTGCATTGCCGGTGATACCAAGTACGGCGATGAGGGCTTCAGCAAGGAGATTCGCGATCTGGGTGGCAAGCGCCTGTTCCTGCACGCCTACATGCTGACTGTACCGCTGCCGGACGGCGGAGAGCTGAAATTGCAGGCCCCTGTCGACGAGATGTGGGCCAGGACCGTGGAGCGATTGAGTGCACCCATCTGA
- a CDS encoding YceD family protein: protein MLNDPIPPHVDPRKLADRGTTLQGEMLLADLERLCDPLSDNVGTVQAKFVFERDERKSVVIHSFIDTEVKMVCQRCLELVTLPIHSECSYAVVKEGANTQSLPKGYDVLELGEDPLDLQSLIEEELLLALPIVPAHHPEECQQPAGADEPEPSEDEVTRSNPFSVLAQLKRDPNV from the coding sequence ATGTTGAATGACCCGATTCCACCTCACGTTGACCCGCGCAAATTGGCTGACCGTGGCACCACCCTTCAAGGTGAAATGCTGCTGGCCGATTTGGAGAGACTCTGCGACCCGCTTTCCGACAATGTCGGTACGGTGCAGGCTAAATTCGTTTTTGAACGAGATGAACGTAAGTCTGTGGTAATCCACAGCTTTATCGACACCGAAGTCAAAATGGTTTGCCAGCGTTGTCTTGAGCTGGTCACCCTGCCGATCCATAGCGAATGCAGTTATGCTGTGGTGAAGGAGGGTGCGAATACCCAGTCGTTGCCGAAAGGTTATGACGTGCTGGAACTGGGCGAAGATCCTTTGGATCTGCAGTCACTGATCGAGGAGGAGCTTCTGCTCGCCTTGCCCATTGTGCCTGCTCATCATCCGGAAGAATGCCAGCAGCCGGCGGGAGCAGATGAGCCCGAACCGAGCGAGGACGAGGTAACGCGGTCCAACCCGTTCAGTGTATTGGCGCAGTTAAAGCGTGACCCAAACGTTTAG